From a region of the Notolabrus celidotus isolate fNotCel1 chromosome 14, fNotCel1.pri, whole genome shotgun sequence genome:
- the LOC117825387 gene encoding extracellular calcium-sensing receptor-like produces the protein MIGGIFSVFNKETSSTSAFKSNPPGVECVGFDLRTFRWTQVMIFAMEEINKDPALLPNISLGYRILDSCASPTNALRAALTLVSRPEETEATPPCTPAISALIAESGSTQSIIVAGALGPFQVPMVSYVSTCACLSDKTKYPTFFRTIPSDYFQAKALAALVKRFGWQWIGAIQSDDDYGRNGIQAFTEEVKKHGICIAFVGTILRTYPMDKMLDVVEIIKQSTVKVILAFGAEGDFYPLMQEVVKQNITGIQWIASEGWITAARPSTPEMYQAFGGALGFVVQKMAIPKLQPFLTSISPYAEPSAAFVKDFWEIMVGCTPDPPGEHTGTKAVHEVCTGNETLMNSQDVFFNVTELRVSYNVYNAVYAIAHALHQLVFCQPAGGKVMKPCLNLSEIQPKKVTDHLRRVNFRNQFGDDVFFDANGDPPASYDIINWQLRDGQVQHVTVGHFVSAANGDYKLSIKDEDIVWRTGEMVPKSVCSNICPKGTRKAQIKGKPACCFDCIPCADGTIANSTGAADCTPCPLEYWSNERKYECIPKTIEFLMYVELMGIALTVVSLIGASLSLVTMIVFICYRETPVIKASNSELSCFLLFSLFLCFLCPLTFMGRPTVWTCMLRHTAFGVTFALCISCVLGKTIVVVTAFKATIPGKKAAAKFGPAQQRIIVCSCTLIQIVICVLWLKLNPPFSDMVFRYSNTKIVLECNTGSEAAFYAVLGYIGILAIICLALAFLARKLPDNFNEAKFITFSMLIFCAVWITFIPAYVSSPGKFTVAVEIFAILSSAFGLLISIFAPKCYIILIKPEKNTKKHVMGKL, from the exons ATGATTGGAGgaattttctcagttttcaacAAAGAGACCAGTAGCACTTCTGCATTCAAGAGCAATCCACCTGGTGTTGAATGTGTGGG GTTTGACCTGCGTACTTTTCGGTGGACCCAAGTGATGATATTTGCAATGGAAGAAATCAACAAAGATCCTGCTCTCCTGCCAAACATATCTCTTGGCTATAGGATCCTTGATTCATGTGCATCTCCTACAAATGCTCTGCGTGCTGCACTGACACTGGTAAGCAGACCTGAGGAGACGGAAGCAACGCCACCGTGTACACCAGCTATATCTGCCCTTATAGCTGAGTCGGGATCAACGCAATCTATAATTGTGGCTGGAGCTCTTGGACCGTTTCAAGTGCCAATG GTAAGTTATGTCTCAACATGTGCCTGCCTGAGTGACAAAACCAAATATCCTACATTTTTTCGGACAATTCCTAGCGACTACTTCCAGGCGAAAGCTTTGGCAGCACTGGTTAAACGTTTTGGCTGGCAGTGGATTGGAGCAATACAGTCAGACGATGATTACGGGAGGAATGGGATCCAGGCTTTTACTGAGGAGGTTAAGAAACATGGGATCTGCATCGCATTTGTAGGGACAATTCTCAGAACATATCCTATGGATAAAATGCTGGATGTTGTGGAAATTATAAAGCAGTCAACTGTCAAGGTCATCCTTGCTTTTGGTGCAGAAGGTGACTTTTACCCTCTGATGCAAGAGGTGGTAAAACAGAATATCACAGGGATCCAGTGGATTGCCAGCGAGGGTTGGATAACAGCAGCCCGACCCTCCACACCTGAAATGTACCAAGCTTTTGGTGGAGCCCTAGGGTTCGTGGTGCAGAAGATGGCTATTCCAAAACTCCAACCTTTTCTTACAAGCATCAGCCCCTATGCTGAACCAAGTGCAGCCTTTGTAAAAGATTTCTGGGAGATTATGGTGGGCTGCACACCTGATCCACCTGGGGAGCACACAGGCACTAAGGCAGTGCATGAAGTATGCACTGGAAATGAGACATTAATGAATTCACAGGATGTGTTCTTTAATGTCACAGAGCTCAGAGTGTCTTATAATGTCTACAACGCAGTTTATGCCATCGCTCACGCCCTACATCAGCTGGTTTTCTGCCAACCAGCTGGAGGAAAAGTaatgaaaccatgtttgaaTTTATCAGAAATTCAGCCCAAAAAG GTCACTGATCACTTAAGAAGAGTGAATTTCAGGAACCAGTTTGgggatgatgtgttttttgatgCCAATGGGGACCCTCCTGCTTCTTATGATATTATCAACTGGCAGCTGAGAGATGGTCAGGTGCAACATGTCACAGTGGGtcattttgtttctgctgctaaCGGGGATTATAAGCTCAGCATCAAAGATGAAGACATTGTGTGGCGGACAGGAGAAATG GTTCCGAAATCTGTGTGCTCTAATATTTGTCCAAAAGGAACAAGAAAAGCTCAAATAAAGGGAAAACCGGCCTGCTGTTTTGACTGTATTCCGTGTGCTGATGGAACTATAGCCAATTCAACAG GTGCAGCTGACTGCACTCCCTGTCCTCTGGAATACTGGTCCAACGAGAGAAAATATGAGTGCATTCCTAAAACAATTGAGTTCCTGATGTACGTTGAGCTGATGGGAATCGCTCTCACAGTGGTATCCCTAATAGGGGCTTCACTGTCTTTGGTCACAATGATTGTCTTCATCTGCTACAGAGAAACTCCTGTCATAAAGGCCAGCAACTCTGAGCTcagctgtttcctgttgttttctctttttttgtgtttcctctgtccCCTCACTTTCATGGGCAGACCCACAGTCTGGACGTGCATGCTGCGCCACACAGCATTTGGTGTCACGTTTGCACTTTGTATTTCCTGTGTCTTGGGAAAAACTATAGTTGTAGTCACAGCTTTCAAGGCTACAATCCCTGGCAAGAAAGCTGCAGCAAAGTTTGGGCCTGCACAGCAGAGGATAATAGTTTGCTCCTGCACTTTGATTCAGATAGTTATATGTGTGTTGTGGCTGAAATTGAACCCTCCTTTCTCAGACATGGTTTTCAGATACAGCAACACAAAGATTGTTTTAGAGTGCAACACAGGCTCTGAGGCTGCTTTTTATGCAGTACTGGGTTACATCGGGATCCTTGCAATAATATGTCTGGCCCTGGCTTTTCTAGCAAGAAAGTTGCCTGATAACTTTAATGAAGCTAAATTTATCACATTCAGCATGCTGATATTCTGTGCTGTCTGGATCACCTTTATCCCAGCGTATGTCAGCTCTCCTGGGAAgttcactgtagctgttgagaTATTTGCCATTTTATCTTCAGCATTTGGATTATTGATAAGCATTTTTGCACCAAAATGTTACATAATATTGATCAAGCCAGAAAAAAATACCAAGAAACATGTCATGggaaaactgtaa
- the LOC117825333 gene encoding LOW QUALITY PROTEIN: extracellular calcium-sensing receptor-like (The sequence of the model RefSeq protein was modified relative to this genomic sequence to represent the inferred CDS: inserted 3 bases in 2 codons) — MIFAMEEINKDPALLPNISLGYRILDSCASPTNALRAALTLASRPEETESTSPCTPAISALIAESGSTQSIIVAGALGPFQVPIVSYVSTCACLSDKTKYPTFFRTIPSDYFQAKALAALVKRFGWQWIGAIQSDDDYGRNGIQAFTEEVKKHGICIAFVGTILRTYPMGKILDVVEIIKQSTVKVILAFVAESDFYPLMQEVVKQNITGIQWIASEGWITEARPSTPEMYRAFGGALGFVVQKMAIPKLKPFLTSISPYADPSAAFVRDFWEMMVGCTPDPPGEHTGTKAVHEVCTGNETLMNSQDVFFNVTELRVSYNVYNAVYAIAHALHQLVFCQPAGGKVVKPCLNLSEIQPKKVTDHLRRVNFRNHFGDDVFFDANGDPPASYDIINWQLRDGQVQHVTVGHFVSAANGDYKLSIKDEDIVWRTGEMVPKSVCSNICPKGTRKAQIKGKPACCFDCIPCADGTIANSTGAADCTPCPREYWSNERKDECIPKTIEFLTYVEPMGIALTVVSLIGASLSLVTMIVFICYRETPVIKASNSELSCFLLFSLFLCFLCPLTFMGRPTVWTCMLRHTAFGVTFALCISCVLGKTIVVVTAFKATIPGKKAAEXVWACTAEDYSLLLHFXIQIVICVLWLKLNPPFSDMVFRYSNTKIVLECNTGSEAAFYAVLGYIGILAIICLALAFLARKLPDNFNEAKFITFSMLIFCAVWITFIPAYVSSPGKFTVAVEIFAILSSAFGLLISIFAPKCYIILIKPEKNTKKHVMGKL, encoded by the exons ATGATATTTGCAATGGAAGAAATCAACAAAGATCCTGCTCTCCTGCCAAACATATCTCTTGGCTATAGGATCCTTGATTCATGTGCATCTCCTACAAATGCTCTGCGTGCTGCACTGACACTGGCAAGCAGACCTGAGGAGACGGAATCGACTTCACCGTGTACACCAGCTATATCTGCCCTTATAGCTGAGTCGGGATCAACGCAATCTATAATTGTGGCTGGAGCTCTTGGACCGTTTCAAGTGCCAATA GTAAGTTACGTCTCAACATGTGCCTGCCTGAGTGACAAAACCAAATATCCTACATTTTTTCGGACAATTCCCAGCGACTACTTCCAGGCGAAAGCTTTGGCAGCACTGGTTAAACGTTTTGGCTGGCAGTGGATTGGAGCAATACAGTCAGACGATGATTATGGGAGGAATGGGATCCAGGCTTTTACTGAGGAGGTTAAGAAACATGGGATCTGCATTGCATTTGTAGGGACAATTCTAAGAACATACCCTATGGGTAAAATTTTGGATGTTGTGGAAATTATAAAGCAGTCAACTGTCAAGGTCATCCTTGCTTTTGTTGCAGAGAGTGACTTTTACCCTCTGATGCAAGAGGtggtaaaacagaacatcacagGGATTCAGTGGATTGCCAGCGAGGGCTGGATAACAGAAGCTAGACCCTCCACACCTGAAATGTACCGAGCTTTTGGTGGAGCCCTAGGGTTCGTGGTGCAGAAGATGGCTATTCCAAAACTCAAACCTTTTCTTACAAGCATCAGCCCCTATGCTGATCCAAGTGCAGCCTTTGTAAGAGATTTCTGGGAGATGATGGTGGGCTGCACACCTGATCCACCTGGGGAGCACACAGGCACTAAGGCAGTGCATGAAGTATGCACTGGAAATGAGACATTAATGAATTCACAGGATGTGTTCTTTAATGTCACAGAGCTCAGAGTGTCTTATAATGTCTACAACGCAGTTTATGCCATCGCTCACGCCCTACATCAGCTGGTTTTCTGCCAACCAGCTGGAGGAAAAGTAGTGAAACCATGTTTGAATTTATCAGAAATTCAGCCCAAAAAG GTCACTGATCACTTAAGAAGGGTGAATTTCAGGAATCATTTTGgggatgatgtgttttttgatgCCAATGGTGACCCTCCTGCTTCTTATGATATTATCAACTGGCAGCTGAGAGATGGTCAGGTGCAACATGTCACAGTGGGtcattttgtttctgctgctaaCGGTGATTATAAGCTCAGCATCAAGGATGAAGACATTGTGTGGCGGACAGGAGAAATG GTTCCGAAATCTGTGTGCTCTAATATTTGTCCAAAAGGAACAAGAAAAGCTCAAATAAAGGGAAAACCGGCCTGCTGTTTTGACTGTATTCCGTGTGCTGATGGAACTATAGCCAATTCAACAG GTGCAGCTGACTGCACTCCCTGTCCTCGGGAATACTGGTCCAACGAGAGAAAAGATGAGTGCATTCCTAAAACAATTGAGTTCCTGACGTACGTTGAGCCGATGGGAATCGCTCTCACAGTGGTATCCCTAATAGGGGCTTCACTGTCTTTGGTCACAATGATTGTCTTCATCTGCTACAGAGAAACTCCTGTCATAAAGGCCAGCAACTCTGAGCTcagctgtttcctgttgttttctctttttttgtgtttcctctgtccCCTCACTTTCATGGGCAGACCCACAGTCTGGACGTGCATGCTGCGCCACACAGCATTTGGTGTCACGTTTGCACTTTGTATTTCCTGTGTCTTGGGAAAAACTATAGTTGTAGTCACAGCTTTCAAGGCTACAATCCCTGGCAAGAAAGCTGCAG AAGTTTGGGCCTGCACAGCAGAGGATTATAGTTTGCTCCTGCACTT GATTCAGATAGTTATATGTGTGTTGTGGCTGAAATTGAACCCTCCTTTCTCAGACATGGTTTTCAGATACAGCAACACAAAGATTGTTTTAGAGTGCAACACAGGCTCTGAGGCTGCTTTTTATGCAGTACTGGGTTACATCGGGATCCTTGCAATAATATGTCTGGCCCTGGCTTTTCTAGCAAGAAAGTTGCCTGATAACTTTAATGAAGCTAAATTTATCACCTTCAGCATGCTGATATTCTGTGCTGTCTGGATCACCTTTATCCCAGCGTATGTCAGCTCTCCTGGGAAgttcactgtagctgttgagaTATTTGCCATTTTATCTTCAGCATTTGGATTATTGATAAGCATTTTTGCACCAAAATGTTACATAATATTGATCAAGCCAGAAAAAAATACCAAGAAACATGTCATGGGAAAActgtaa
- the LOC117825385 gene encoding extracellular calcium-sensing receptor-like: MIFAMEEINKDPALLPDISLGYRILDSCASPTNALRAALTLASRPEETESTSPCTPAISALIAASGSTQSLIVAGALGPFQVPIVSYFSTCACLSDKTKYPTFFRTIPSDYFQAKALAALVRRFGWQWIGAIQSDDDYGRNGIQAFTEEVKKHGICIAFVGTILRTYSMDKFLDVVEIIKQSTVKVILAFVAEGDFHPLMQEVVKQNITGIQWIASEAWITAARPSTPEMYQAFGGALGFVVQKMAIPKLQPFLTSISPYADPSAAFVRDFWEMMVGCTPDPPGEHTGTKAVHEVCTGNETLMNSQDVFFNVTELRVSYNVYKAVYAIAHALHQLVFCQPAGGKVMKPCLNLSEIQPKKVTDHLRRVNFRNQFGDDVFFDANGDPPASYDIINWQLRDGQVQHVTVGHFVSAANGDYKLSIKDEDIVWRTGEMVPKSVCSNICPKGTRKAQIKGKPACCFDCIPCADGTIANSTGAADCTPCPQEYWSNERKYECIPKTIEFLTYVESMGIALTVVSLIGASLSLVTMIVFICYRETPVIKASNSELSCFLLFSLFLCFLCPLTFMGRPTVWTCMLRHTAFGVTFALCISCVLGKTIVVVTAFKATIPGKTAAAKFGPAQQRIIVCSCTLIQIVICVLWLKLNPPFPDMVFRYSNTKIVLECNTGSEAAFYAVLGYIGILAIICLALAFLARKLPDNFNEAKFITFSMLIFCAVWITFIPAYVSSPGKFTVAVEIFAILSSAFGLLISIFAPKCYIILIKPEKNTKKHVMGKL; encoded by the exons ATGATATTTGCAATGGAAGAAATCAACAAAGATCCTGCTCTCCTGCCAGACATATCTCTTGGCTATAGGATCCTTGATTCATGTGCATCTCCTACAAATGCTCTGCGTGCTGCACTGACACTGGCAAGCAGACCTGAAGAGACGGAATCAACTTCACCGTGTACCCCAGCTATATCTGCCCTTATAGCTGCGTCGGGATCAACGCAATCTTTAATTGTGGCTGGAGCTCTTGGACCGTTTCAAGTGCCAATA GTAAGTTACTTCTCAACATGTGCCTGCCTGAGTGACAAAACCAAATATCCTACATTTTTTCGGACAATTCCCAGCGACTACTTCCAGGCGAAAGCTTTGGCAGCACTGGTTAGACGTTTTGGCTGGCAGTGGATTGGAGCAATACAGTCAGACGATGATTATGGGAGGAATGGGATCCAGGCTTTTACTGAGGAGGTTAAGAAACATGGGATCTGCATCGCATTTGTAGGGACAATTCTAAGAACATACTCTATGGATAAATTTCTGGATGTTGTGGAAATTATAAAGCAGTCAACTGTCAAGGTCATCCTTGCTTTTGTTGCAGAGGGTGACTTTCACCCTCTGATGCAAGAGGTGGTAAAACAGAATATCACAGGGATTCAGTGGATTGCCAGTGAGGCCTGGATAACAGCAGCTCGACCCTCCACACCTGAAATGTACCAAGCTTTTGGTGGAGCCCTGGGGTTCGTGGTGCAGAAGATGGCTATTCCAAAACTCCAACCTTTTCTTACAAGCATCAGCCCATATGCTGATCCAAGTGCAGCCTTTGTAAGAGATTTCTGGGAGATGATGGTGGGCTGCACACCTGATCCACCTGGGGAGCACACAGGCACTAAGGCAGTGCATGAAGTATGCACTGGAAATGAGACATTAATGAATTCACAGGATGTGTTCTTCAATGTCACAGAGCTCAGAGTGTCTTATAATGTCTACAAGGCAGTTTATGCCATCGCTCACGCCCTACATCAGCTGGTTTTCTGCCAACCAGCTGGAGGAAAAGTaatgaaaccatgtttgaaTTTATCAGAAATTCAGCCCAAAAAG GTCACTGATCACTTAAGAAGGGTGAATTTCAGGAACCAGTTTGgggatgatgtgttttttgatgCCAATGGTGACCCTCCTGCTTCTTATGATATTATCAACTGGCAGCTGAGAGATGGTCAGGTGCAACATGTCACAGTGGGtcattttgtttctgctgctaaTGGTGATTATAAGCTCAGCATCAAGGACGAAGACATTGTGTGGCGGACAGGAGAAATG GTTCCAAAATCTGTGTGCTCTAATATTTGTCCAAAAGGAACAAGAAAAGCTCAAATAAAGGGAAAACCGGCCTGCTGTTTTGACTGTATTCCGTGTGCTGATGGAACTATAGCCAATTCAACAG GTGCAGCTGACTGCACTCCCTGTCCTCAGGAATACTGGTCCAACGAGAGAAAATATGAGTGCATTCCCAAAACAATTGAGTTCCTGACGTACGTTGAGTCGATGGGAATCGCTCTCACAGTGGTATCCCTAATAGGGGCTTCACTGTCTTTGGTCACAATGATTGTCTTCATCTGCTACAGAGAAACTCCTGTCATAAAGGCCAGCAACTCTGAGCTCAGCTGTTTCctgctgttttctctttttttgtgtttcctctgtccCCTCACTTTCATGGGCAGACCCACAGTCTGGACGTGCATGCTGCGCCACACAGCATTTGGTGTCACGTTTGCACTTTGTATTTCCTGTGTCTTGGGAAAAACTATAGTTGTAGTCACAGCTTTCAAGGCTACAATCCCTGGCAAGACAGCTGCAGCAAAGTTTGGACCTGCACAGCAGAGGATAATAGTTTGCTCCTGTACTTTGATTCAGATAGTTATATGTGTGTTGTGGCTGAAATTGAACCCACCTTTCCCAGACATGGTTTTCAGATACAGCAACACAAAGATTGTTTTAGAGTGCAACACAGGCTCTGAGGCTGCTTTTTATGCAGTACTGGGTTACATCGGGATCCTTGCAATAATATGTCTGGCCCTGGCTTTTCTAGCAAGAAAGTTGCCTGATAACTTTAATGAAGCTAAATTTATCACCTTCAGCATGCTGATATTCTGTGCTGTCTGGATCACCTTTATCCCAGCGTATGTCAGCTCTCCTGGGAAgttcactgtagctgttgagaTATTTGCCATTTTATCTTCAGCATTTGGATTATTGATAAGCATTTTTGCACCAAAATGTTACATAATATTGATCAAGCCAGAAAAAAATACCAAGAAACATGTCATGggaaaactgtaa
- the LOC117825376 gene encoding extracellular calcium-sensing receptor-like has protein sequence MIGGIFSVFNKETSRTSAFKSNPPGVECVGFKLRTFRWTQVMIFAMEEINKDAALLPNISLGYRILDSCASPTNALRAALTLVSRPEETESTSPCTPAISALIAESGSTQSIIVAGALGPFQVPMVSYVSTCACLSDKTKYPTFFRTIPSDYFQAKALAALVRRFGWQWIGAIQSDNDYGRNGIQAFTEEVKKHGICIAFVGTILRTYPMDKMLDVVKIIKQSTVKVILAFLSEGDFYPLMQEVVKQNITGIQWIASEGWITAARPSTPEMYQAFGGALGFVVQKMAIPKLKPFLTSISPYADPSAAFVRDFWEMMVGCTPDPPGEHTGTKAVHEVCTGNETLMNSQDVFFNVTELRVSYNVYNAVYAIAHALHQLVFCQPAGGKVMKPCLNLSEIQPKKVTDHLRRVNFRNQFGDDVFFDANGDPPASYDIINWQLRDGQVQHVTVGHFVSAANGDYKLSIKDEDIVWRTGEMVPKSVCSNICPKGTRKAQIKGKPACCFDCIPCADGTIANSTGAADCTPCPQEYWSNERKDECIPKTIEFLTYVELMGIALTVVSLIGASLSLVTMIVFICYRETPVIKASNSELSCFLLFSLFLCFLCPLTFMGRPTVWTCMLRHTAFGVTFALCISCVLGKTIVVVTAFKATIPGKKAAAKFGPAQQRIIVCSCTLIQIVICVLWLKLNPPFSDMVFRYSNTKIVLECNTGSEAAFYAVLGYIGILAIICLALAFLARKLPDNFNEAKFITFSMLIFCAVWITFIPAYVSSPGKFTVAVEIFAILSSAFGLLISIFAPKCYIILIKPEKNTKKHVMGKL, from the exons ATGATTGGAgggattttctcagttttcaacAAAGAGACCAGTAGAACTTCTGCATTCAAGAGCAATCCACCTGGTGTTGAATGTGTGGG GTTTAAACTGCGTACTTTTCGGTGGACCCAAGTGATGATATTTGCAATGGAAGAAATCAACAAAGATGCTGCTCTCCTGCCAAACATATCTCTTGGCTATAGGATCCTTGATTCATGTGCATCTCCTACAAATGCTCTGCGTGCTGCACTGACACTGGTAAGCAGACCTGAGGAGACGGAATCGACTTCACCGTGTACCCCAGCTATATCTGCCCTTATAGCTGAGTCGGGATCAACGCAATCTATAATTGTGGCTGGAGCTCTTGGACCGTTTCAAGTGCCAATG GTAAGTTACGTCTCAACATGTGCCTGCCTGAGTGACAAAACCAAATATCCTACATTTTTTCGGACAATTCCCAGCGACTACTTCCAGGCAAAAGCTTTGGCAGCACTGGTTAGACGTTTTGGCTGGCAGTGGATTGGAGCAATACAGTCAGACAATGATTATGGGAGGAATGGGATCCAGGCTTTTACTGAGGAGGTTAAGAAACATGGGATCTGCATTGCATTTGTAGGGACAATTCTAAGAACGTACCCTATGGATAAAATGCTGGATGTTGTGAAAATTATAAAGCAGTCAACTGTCAAGGTCATCCTTGCTTTTCTTTCAGAGGGTGACTTTTACCCTCTGATGCAAGAGGTGGTAAAACAGAATATCACAGGGATTCAGTGGATTGCCAGCGAGGGCTGGATAACAGCAGCTCGACCCTCCACACCTGAAATGTACCAAGCTTTTGGTGGAGCCCTAGGGTTCGTGGTGCAGAAGATGGCTATTCCAAAACTCAAACCTTTTCTTACAAGCATCAGCCCCTATGCTGATCCAAGTGCAGCCTTTGTAAGAGATTTCTGGGAGATGATGGTGGGCTGCACACCTGATCCACCTGGGGAGCACACAGGCACTAAGGCAGTGCATGAAGTATGCACTGGCAATGAGACATTAATGAATTCACAGGATGTGTTCTTCAATGTCACAGAGCTCAGAGTGTCTTATAATGTCTACAACGCAGTTTATGCCATCGCTCACGCCCTACATCAGCTGGTTTTCTGCCAACCAGCTGGAGGAAAAGTaatgaaaccatgtttgaaTTTATCAGAAATTCAGCCCAAAAAG GTCACTGATCACTTAAGAAGGGTGAATTTCAGGAACCAGTTTGgggatgatgtgttttttgatgCCAATGGTGACCCTCCTGCTTCTTATGATATTATCAACTGGCAGCTGAGAGATGGTCAGGTGCAACATGTCACAGTGGGtcattttgtttctgctgctaaTGGTGATTATAAGCTCAGCATCAAGGACGAAGACATTGTGTGGCGGACAGGAGAAATG GTTCCGAAATCTGTGTGCTCTAATATTTGTCCAAAAGGAACAAGAAAAGCTCAAATAAAGGGAAAACCGGCCTGCTGTTTTGACTGTATCCCGTGTGCTGATGGAACTATAGCCAATTCAACAG GTGCAGCCGACTGCACTCCCTGTCCTCAGGAATACTGGTCCAACGAGAGAAAAGATGAGTGCATTCCTAAAACAATTGAGTTCCTGACGTACGTTGAGCTGATGGGAATCGCTCTCACAGTGGTATCCCTAATAGGGGCTTCACTATCTTTGGTCACAATGATTGTCTTCATCTGCTACAGAGAAACTCCTGTCATAAAGGCCAGCAACTCTGAGCTcagctgtttcctgttgttttctctttttttgtgtttcctctgtccCCTCACTTTCATGGGCAGACCCACAGTCTGGACGTGCATGCTGCGCCACACAGCATTTGGTGTCACGTTTGCACTTTGTATTTCCTGTGTCTTGGGAAAAACTATAGTTGTAGTCACAGCTTTCAAGGCTACAATCCCTGGCAAGAAAGCTGCAGCAAAGTTTGGACCTGCACAGCAGAGGATAATAGTTTGCTCCTGCACTTTGATTCAGATAGTTATATGTGTGTTGTGGCTGAAATTGAACCCTCCTTTCTCAGACATGGTTTTCAGATACAGCAACACAAAGATTGTTTTAGAGTGCAACACAGGCTCTGAGGCTGCTTTTTATGCAGTACTGGGTTACATCGGGATCCTTGCAATAATATGTCTGGCCCTGGCTTTTCTAGCAAGAAAATTGCCTGATAACTTTAATGAAGCTAAATTTATCACATTCAGCATGCTGATATTCTGTGCTGTCTGGATCACCTTTATCCCAGCGTATGTCAGCTCTCCTGGGAAgttcactgtagctgttgagaTATTTGCCATTTTATCTTCAGCATTTGGATTATTGATAAGCATTTTTGCACCAAAATGTTACATAATATTGATCAAGCCAGAAAAAAATACCAAGAAACATGTCATGggaaaactgtaa